Within the Arachis duranensis cultivar V14167 chromosome 10, aradu.V14167.gnm2.J7QH, whole genome shotgun sequence genome, the region TCCAAATACATAAGGTATGACAATAGCAAGCATGAGAATACTTTTTCAATAAGTGAGATACTTCCTCAAACCCATGCAGTTGAATTGGTACACttcaaggaaattaaagaaatatcAGACCTTGGAAAAGAAAACTTGGAGCAAATTCGCGGTCTTTCACTCGAGGAATGCAATGAAATTCATACCCTTATAGGAGGTAATGCGAATGGTTCTAGAGATGAAATCAGCCTGCCAAATCTAGAGCAATTGCTGTTAAACAAATTGCTTGAATTGAATTGTGTGTTTCGAGGTCCTCTGAATCCTGGATCCCTTTCCAAATTAAAGGTTTTGACATTGAAGAATTGCCCGTTTTTAATAACCATTTTTTGCAATGGGGCTATTCAATATCTCTCAGAGCTTCAGAAACTGGAAATTCACAGCTGCTTTAGATTAGAAGAACTTATTCCAATCATAGAGGTCGGTGAGGATGTTCTTCCAAAACTGGAGGTGCTGCTGCTAGCTAACTTGCCAAGACTCAGATTTGTAACCCCAGACATGACATTGAGATGGTCCTCTCTAGAGCGAGTAAATATATACAGGTGCCCTTTGTTGAAATCTTTACCATTTTGCAAGGACAAGGAAACAAACCTAAGATCCATTAGGGGTGAACAAGGATGGTGGAATGAGTTGAAGTGGAGACACAAAGCTCAATACCAAGACATATTTCTACCCTCGAATGAGCTTACATTTTAGCCATATTTCTTCATGGCTCGCATTAATGTTTTATGAAGAAATGAAAAGCAAGTTGTGCTTGTGCCTGTTGCATTTTCCTAGTATGTTCTGTCTTAAAAACATTGTAAGTTGTAACATCTTGTTCATGGATAAAGTTTGATTTGTGTGTAAGTTAGAAGAGTCTTTCCTTCTAATAATATCTTCTTTGAAAAAAACAAATGCAGATCATGCAAGATTTTTTAGTGCATGTGGAGTAGAGTAGTTAGCTTTCGTCAGAAAAATCATTTTAAGCAAATGTATCGGTTGAAAACTCCGATCACACTTCATGATGTTCAAATTGATGGGAGATATCATAATCGGTTTGTATGGATAGTGTTTGTTTAATGAATACCTTGTGCGCAGTTCCTAGTTAGATTTTAACATCTAGACATCTAGCTTTATAGAATATAGCATATTAAGAcaaaacattttttaataacatataatataatttaattttggcaTGCCACCAATATACAAATGTTATTCCTATATATCAAATTACATATTACAATGTCAGTTTATAATAACATGAGCCATCCATCAAAGGTATCAAACCTTATCTTCATCAtacagaaataaaaattaacttcaACGGTTCCATTTCACATTAAACTGAGGCTTAGTTCATCTACAACCTTGATGAGGccaaactcaataaaaaagagaaattttttataattcttttaaatatatacTATTCATTTACTTTGTGGAAAATTATTATAGCCCTTAAAATAGTTCGTCAAATATAAAAGCCAAAAATACTATCCCTTTATACTTTTTCTTGCACTAAATACAGAAACAAGATCTGCTTCTTAAATTCAACAATTTCATACTCaccaagagaaaagagagaaaagatgGAAGCCCTTCTGTCACAATTCACCTTGTTCTCAGACCATGCTCTGCAAGACAAGAGCTTTGATCCATCCACAATTGAGGACCTCATGAAGCTGTTTGAGATCGAGTCATACAAGGCATGGGCAGCTGCAGAACTTGAGCAACAGAAAGAGGTTGAAGAGGCTGAGGTTTCCATGCAGGAAGTTGAGGACTACCTTGATTCTGTCATGGAAAGTGCCATGGACGAGTTCCGGCGCTTCAAAGAGGAGCTTGAGAGCATGTCAAAGGCTGAAATGGAGAGCCTAGTTAACACTGCTGAGAGTGCAAGAAAAACGGGAAATTTGATGGAGAAAGCTGCCACCATTGCTTCCAAGAAGTATATTGAGGCTGCACTCAATTCAGCCACTGCTTCCATGAAATCTGCTTGGAAGGGACTCTCTTCCGGCAAGGTTCATCCTTCGTAAAGCATAACAGTAGCAGTAACACCGCTCTTATTGAAATGTACTCAAGTAAATCTTGCAATAAGAATATAAGATACTTCTCCTTTAGCCAGATTTTATTATGTTCACTTATATATTGCTGATATAGAAATTGGATCAGAATTGTTGTCCCAAAATTGATATGCTGAGAATTCATGATTCAGCCACCAGTGGAAATTCCAAAGATTTAATGTTCATGATGCATGGAAAATCCATTACTTTCATCATGTATGGATCTGATATACCAGCTAGTAGTTAGGTTTATGAATGATACTGCTTAATCTCTAAGCTTCAGTAATGTAGTTATCCCTTAAGAGATATATCATTACAACATTTGCCATGATTCATTTCCTAATGATTCAGGAGACAATCATCTCCAGCACCTTATCTTTTGCCATGGCTCAGTTCACTTGAAAAGCATACCGCTGAAGATTCATGAACTCACGTGTCGCCATGTCATAGGGATGTGTAAAGATTCATGAACTCACGTGTCGCCTTGTCATAGGGATGAGTAACATTTGCAGAATTTGCAGATTCCTCGGCGGCATCGAAGGTGTTGGAGTAGAGGATACTACTCTGGCTGGGGAAATTGGTTTTGGCCTTATGGCCGGGGAACTCACGTGCTGTTGCGTCGTCGGCACCTGCGGCCTCTTCAGCAGGGTCAAAGGTGCCGAGCCAGATGCTGTTCTTGCCAGGTTCGCAAACCTGGGACGTGTAACGGCCCCAGGGCCTCTCCAAAATCCCTCTGTATCGAATCTCTCTGGAGAATTTATTTGAAAGAACGGCAGATCGGAGTTTAGGTATTGATATTCtggagaaaacaaaaaaattggttaaGTTGAttcaaaaagttatttaaaggtatgagataaattaaataaccgTGTCTGATGGATAATATACCCAAATTTAACAGTGTGCATGTAAGATGTTGCGTACCTAAGGTTGGAGAACCTGGGATCCTTCTTGTTTTTGAGGCCCTTGCCACTTGAAGCTGGTGAATTTGATGCTGGAGTTGCAAACCCCGTGTGCTGTAATGGCGTACCTGGTGAACCAGCCGTTTTAACATGTGAATGAAGCCAATTACGTAACAAGCATAATtcaaacaattaaataaataataaaggcATCTCCACTTCTCCAGTAGTAAGACCTCTTCAAAATAATGTCATCATCATAATTACCTAATTGAGTCATCAAGTCCGCCTCTTCATGGATTGGGGAAAAAACCTGATCAAATGTAGACGGTCGACCTTCTAGCGCCTTCCACCAGTTTGTTTGTCCCTTGATTACAGTTAGTGCTCTGCTTAccaattccttccttgaaagATTACGCATCTTTGGGCAACCATAAAATCCTACTTCTTTTAAACCAGGTCCAATGCCCAACCCACTCGAAATGCTGGTCAATTCAGGAAGATGGAGAAGCCATAACTTGCTCAATTTAGGGAGGAAAGTATCGGCACTGGGGTTACATGTATAAGAAAAAGGCTTATAGCTTATTAGTGTACTTAATTTGGGACAGTCTTTCAccatgagctccttcaacaaaGAAAGATTTCCCAGAAAATCCAAAGAGAAGAGAGTCGTTAACTTGGGACAACTTTGCAATGACAAAGACTGCAACATACCAAATAAGCAGTGAGGAGGAGTTGAGCCTTCCCAGATGCTTCTTAGATTCTTCATCTGGAATATACTTAAGAATAGCAGATGCGGAAGCATATCAATATTATCATCTAAGTCACCTCCTCCACCAATTGTTTGCATTTCTTTGCATTCTGCCAATATGCACACACGTAGTTGCTCTAaatttttcatttcaaattcAGTTAGACTCTTTAAGGTGAAATGCCGATCCAAGAAAAGAGCTTTGCTGTGTCTAAGAAGCATTTTGATTTCATCTGTGACACCCTCACGTTTTACAAATTTTAAGCTGCAGTCACTTTGTTTAAATTCCACATCAGTGGCAGGTGGTATGCTTGATATAATCCGCTGCATATGACAACCAACAATGAACCTGAAATCAAGTTCAAAAATGCGGGCTGGTATGAGCTTCAAAAGTTCCAGTTGTGGGATATAAATGCTGAGAGTTTGCAAACACTCTAATCCCAATATTTCTGGTAGAATGACTTGCATATTTTTATTCCACCGCGCATCATCAGGGTTTACACCAATACACAAATGTTCCAACCTGTTGAGTTTAGATAGCACGCCAGAAGGAATAATCATTGAGCAGGAATATGGCATGTTCTTCTTAACATGATATTCATAAAAGCAGAGGGTCAAGCTTTGAATATTGGTCAACTTCTGGACCTCTTTTGGCAGATGTGTGATCTGAGTCTCATCAAGATCAAGCTTCTCAAGCTTCTCCAAATTTCCGATTTCAGGTGGCAATTTCATGAAGCATTCACAACCTTTCAGATATAGTTCTCTAAGCTGCTCCAGAAAGAACAAGGAACATGGCAGTTCTCTTACACTAGTGTAGGATAAGTTCAGGATGCAAAGCAGAGGCATGtgataaaaaaatgaagatgGTATTTTTGTCAAATCAGCATTGCGATGCAGCATCAAAACTTTGAGTTGCAGACAATCTGGGGACTCTGGTAGCTCAGAGATTTTATTGCCTGCTAATTCAATTCGTACAGCATTATGCCATTTGTCAGTGTTGGGTGGTTCAGTCAATCCTAGGTTCGATTTCTCTATGAACAATGGGTATAAGGTGTATATCCATTCTAACATTTGATAGGTTTCTTCTGGTAACCAAATATACCTGCCTCCAACACCGTCGAATTGAAGAAAGATGGAATTTTCCACTAGCTGTCTTAGGTTCTTTTCTGTTTCTCCCGCATCCACAAAAAGAGAAGACATCCAGTGATTCATCAATTCATGATCAACTATGCCATCTCTAATTTTGGGAATGCCTGAACAGCTCAGGAGGCAATTCTGTTGTGTCTTATTCATGCCATCCCATATTAAGTTTAGGAATGTGTTTATCATGATGCTGTTCAAACCATGAAAATTGATGACATCGTGTGAAGGATTAGTAAATTGTAATTTGTGGAGAGCAAGTTCCCACATTCTGACATCTTGATGATTCTTCAACCACTTTGCCACGAGGAGAATTGCATGAAGGTGGCTACGACACTCCTCAACTATGCGCACTGCAGTTGTCAGGATGGCATCTGATGAATATACAAACTCCTTCCCCGCAGTGTCACAGAAGACCACCCATGGCAGCAAATGTTCTTTTGTCCGTATTTCCAAGTTCACTAACCCATCCTTCAATCCTCCTTCTTTAGCCTGTTGAGATGATGGTGAGTCAGTGGTAATGAGTACCAAAACTCCTGTCAGTAGAGTACCATAAAGTCCCACTTTTTGTGGATCAACAATTTCCTCACCATCCCTATCTACAAGAATTACTAGATACCTGCTTCTTGACATCTCGTCTTCAATCTGTAGGGTGCACAAGATGTCATCGTATTTAATAGTTGAAAGCTGAAGTAGTTGACAGATATGTTGCTTAAGTTCCTtctctgcttctgaagttggaTATCCGGTGGCATCAATAGTCAGATGTCCATGAAATGAATTAAGAATGTCAAGTGAATGATGCTTGTCATTCAAGGCTGCAGTTACTTTTTCCATGACTGTTCTCTTTTCAACATCACTTCTTGTTGATAACCTGATGCATTTTGCATGCTTTGGATTTTTGCTTTTACAAATGGAAATCAATGTTTCCATGAGTTGGTGGACAGCAAGATCAGCAGCCATATCGAGAATAGCTTCTGGAATGAAGTCCAAGTTGGCATCACCGAAGATGAAGTTGGAGCCGGACCTATCACCATTTTCAGCATCCCTTATTATCTCCTTTGGAAGAAGTCCTTCTAGTTTAAGCGGCAGCTTGCTCTCACAATATGGCTTTGATATGAAATCATCAAAGATCACTCTCATGTCCAGCGGGTAACTACACAAGAGGCTCATCAAATCCCTCTTCCTCCTCAAACTATTTATCAATTCAAGTGAGGAAATTGTTGATTGCAAGCTCGTCAAAGTTCTAATCTGAGAAGCCGAGGCCCCTTCAGATTCTGTTTTGGGAGTAGCACCTGCTTTGCTCATGTTGGAACTTAGTATCTGCGAGGAAATTGTTGATTTCAAGCTCGTCAAAGTACTAGTTTGAGAAGCCGAGGCCCCTTCAGATTCTGCTTTGGCAGTATCACCTGCTTTGCTCATGTTGGAACTTAGTATCTGCTAGTGCCCTGTAAGGAGTGCCAAGCAACAAGAAATATTATCATAGactcttttttgttattatatagTAGAAATTAATCTGACTAGATAGTTAATACTATCTAAAtagaacaaatattttaaaatattatgaaaGATTATAACCCGGTTGTTAACTTGCATGACTGTGATGTACAAAGGCTTCCGCTAAATTACATCTCAGTtcatttgaaaaagaattcGGCATAAGAAGATTTATTTCTTCTTGTAAGGATTAATTAAATGCTGCAACATAAGTAACTAGCAGTAACAAAGAAATGAAGAATACTAGTATATGTGAGACGCAAGTGTACCAAATAGAATTGAAGAGCTGTTCTTCTGATCCGAGCTAAGCCATCGAAGTTAGGAATCAGGATTACGATCTCCCCTCCAGAGACTCACCAAGTGCCAAGAAGAAGACTTGTTAGGGATTTTAGAGTCCTCGCATCAGTCAAGTCAATGTGAAATAGTGAAGAAAGAAATGTCCACGATTTCTTACTCCAGCTACTCAAAAAACAATGAGAACGACTAATGATATATAATAAGGAGAAGCCGTGGAAAAATACGAACCTTTGAAGCACTCAATGACATTTCTCGGAAGCTACCTGGTAAGTTGACTTGACTTGAGTTAACATTTAACCACTTCTTTTGGAAAATTTTATTACTACAGGGTATATTCTTCCGTAATCGTGTGATTGCTTCcgccattttcttcttctggtTTCCGTTTTGTAAGTAGCAGTGGACCTGAACCTGCACCTGGATTCTAGATCTCGGCTAAGCTTCACTAGACTACTTCAACGTGGCAAACTCATTCTGCGCTTGTTTGTTTCAGTAACCGTAAGTTCTTCACATGCAATCAGAAGTTTAACTCATCCATGTTAAGTGTTTTCGTTTCATTCATTCTAAACAAGCTGTATTCCGCTAAGAATTGAATAGCTGCTTATCATTTTTCTTGCTAAACGTATTTGTCAggtatatatatgaaaaattttaacCTTAACTGCTCACTATAACTACTTTGATTGAATCACACTGTGAGTGCACAATAATTCATATGCCGAAATTTCTTCTTTTGATCAATTATGCCAGAAGTTTGTGCTGTTAGACAGAGGCATATATCTAATATGTATGTAATTGAATTAAGAATACTCTATGATAATTCAAGTTTTGTGTTCTGTTTCACTTCTTTCACAATCCCACGATAATTCAAGTTCTAGTGTTGTGTGCTTAACATATGTTTTTGTGCCATTTGATCTAGGCATTTAATCATCATGGCTGGTTTCGGAAACATTGCTTCCAATCTCGGAGATTTGGCAACAGAGGTAGCAAAGCAGGTTGGAGGAGAAGCCCTAGCAAGCAGGTTGGTATCTGTAAGAAATTCGGGAGAGAACTTTGAACTTCTGAAGCAAGAACTGCAAGGACTACTTGCATTGAAAGAAGATAAAGAGAAGGAAGTTCAGGGAAACAGACACAAAGATACCTCAAGTGCTTATCGCTTATGGTCTGCAAAGGTGTTTGAGGTAGCTGCTGAAACTCGTCATTTGATTGCCAAATATGAAACTTCAACTTGGTCTTGGAAGCATCCAACTCTATCCCCAGAGATTGAGAAAAGACTTAAAGACGTTCAACAACTCGTAGAGAAGGGAAATTCTGTGGATTGTACAGTTGATAAACCACCGGATCGaatcttaaaagttttttaTGCTCCTGAAATCATGGGGTATAAGACTCTCCAAAGTGCATTCGAAAATATTGTAGATCTGCTTAAAAGCAGCAAAATACAAACCATTGGAGTAGCTGGAATGAAGGGCGTGGGGAAGACAGCACTGATGCAGAACCTAAATAACCATGATGTTGTTGCAGAGATCTTTGATATAGTCATATGACTCTCAGCTGATCACACAGATCACGAGCTTCAATGTAAAATAGCAAAGCGATTGAAGGTGGATACTGAAGTCATCAATGATCCAGAGGAAGTTGCGAGAATAATACATGAGGAGCTGCAAACTAAGAAGTATTTGCTGATTTTGGATGGGGCAGCGGATGAAATCAACTTGAGTCAGCTGGGAATACCATGTAATGACAATCACAGTAAGGTGATAATAACTGCTCAACATCGCCAAGTTTGTACCTTGAATGGAGCAGAAAGGATGATTGAGGTAGGCCTGTTATCCCGGGATGAGGCATGGAAGATGTTCTGTAACACTGTAGGTCCTGTGATTGGTCTCCCGGACATTCCAGAGATAGCTCGGCGTGTATGTGACAAGTGCTCTTGTCTTCCCCTTCTGATACAAAAGATAGCACGCTCATTCAGATTGAAAAAGAGTGCTTCCAGCTGGAGGGTAGGACTGGAAGATCTTGAAGAACGATGGCCAGATTATGAGAATGAAGGCGTAAGTGAGTTGTACTCATTCTTGACGTTCTGTTATGATGAATTGAAAgatgaaaacaaaaagaaatgctTTCTGTATGCTTCATTGTACCCTGCCAATTGTAAGGTTTATACTGACTATTTGGTGGAGTGTTGGGCTGCTCAAAACTTCCTTGGTGATGTTAACAACACAAGGAAATACCAAAAGGCACGCGATCGTGGTCAGGCGATATTGGAACATCTTACTGATGTCTCTCTTCTGGATAGAGGAAAACAGATGATATATGTTTCTATGAATGATTGTATGCAACAACTTGCTTTGCATATATCATCTAAGCACCCTGAATGTAGTTCTTATGTCCAAACTAGAGAGAAACTTGATGATGCCCAAGAATCATTATCATGGGAGAAGGCTAGATGGGTATCAATGATAGACACTAATCTGAAAAATTTGCCAACAAACCAAGATTGTAGCATGCTTTTGATGCTATTGCTGCAGAAGAATCCAGACTTGTCTACGATCCCACAACTGTTTTTCAAGAAACATATGAGAAGTCTTCTCGTGTTGGACTTGTATGGCACTGGAATTAGGTGGTTACCATCATCGGTGTCAAAGTTGACAGGTCTTAAAGGGCTCTATCTTAATCACTGTAAGCATCTAAGGCAGTTACCTCCTGCTATTGGAACACTTGTACTTCTTGAGTTCCTCGACATTCAGGGTACTCAGATAAGTTTCATTCCATCTCTTATTGGGTCCTTGATCAGTTTAAGATGCTTGCGTGTCCCATACATCAGAAATGGTGAACAAAATGGAGATCAAACCAGTGATCTTGATCCTCGTGCAATTTCAAGGCTTACAAAATTAGAAGAATTGGTCATTAAAGTAGTTTCCTATGAGGATTGGTGCAGTAATGCAGAAAATGTGATGGTGATGTTGGCTTCTTTGGAACATCTAACCAACCTCCAGTGCAGCTTTCCCTCTTCCGAAATTCTTGACAGATTTCTAAGAAGGAGATCCGGAAGGCAATTTACTTCGTTCCAATTCTTTGTCGGATGTCCAAACTCAAAACGGCCTCAAATTCTGGAGCCTTTTGAGTATAGGATCTGCAAATACATAAGGTATGACAATAGCAAGCATAAGAATACTTTTTCAGTAAGTGAGATACTTCCTCAAACCCATGCAGTTGAATTGGTACACTTCAATGACATTGAAGAAATATCAGAAGTTGGAAAAGAAAACTTGGAGCAAATCCGCGCTCTTTCACTCGAGGAATGCAATGGAATTCGTACCCTTATAGCAGGTAATGAGAATGGTGCTAGAGATGAAAGCACCCTGCCAAATCTAGAGCAATTGCTGTTAAACAAATTGCTTTTACTGAATTGTGTGTTTCAAGGTCCTCTGAATCCTGGATCCCTTTCCAAATTAAAGGTTTTGACATTGAAGAATTGCCCACGTTTAAGAACCATTTTTCGCAATCGGGCTATTCAATACCTCTCAGAACTTCAGAAACTGGAAATTCACAGCTGCATGGAATTAGAAGAACTTATAGTCACAGAGATCGGTGAGGAAGTTCTTCCAAAACTGGAGGTGCTGCTGCTAGCTAACTTGCCAAGATTCCAATTTATATGCACAAATACGATATTGAGATGGTCCTCTCTAGAGCAAGTAAATGTATACAGGTGCCCTTTGTTGAAATTTTTACCCTTTTGCAAGGACAAGGAAACAAACCTAAGATCCATTAGGGGTGAACAAGGATGGTGGAATGAGTTGATGTGGAGACACAAAGCTCAATACCAAGACATATATTTCTACCCTCGAGTGAGCTTACATTTTAGCCATATCGCTTCATGGTTTGCATTAATGTTTTATTAAGAAATAACAAGCAAGTTGTGCTTTTGCCTATTGTATTTTCCTAGTATGTTCTGTCTTAAAATCATTGTATGTTGTAACATCTTGTTCATGGATAAAGTCTGATTTGTGTGTAAGTTAGAAGAGTCTTTCCTTCTAATAATATCTTCTTTGTAAAAACAAATGCAAATCATGCAAGATTTTTCAGTGCATATGAAGTAGAGTAGTTAGCTTTGGtcagaaaaatcattttgagCAAATGTATCGGTTGAACTCCGATTACATTTCATAATGTTCAAATTGATGGAAGATATCATAATCGATTTGTCGGGATATTGTTTATTTAACACCTTGTGTGCAGTTCTTAGTTGGATTTTAACATCTAGACAACTAGCTTTATATAAGATagcatattataaaaaatatttccaaGTACAAAATAGAGAAATGTTAGGatatcatcaaaatttattgttttttgtcTTCATTTAGCCACCAACTCAATTCCTTTAGTCTGGTTCTTTTAGTCTAGTAATCCACCAACATACTTTAttccatatttttaaaaattgatagcTAATTGATGGCCAAAAACAATCAATTCTGATGGCCTCTAACATTCTtctagaaaatatttttgaataatatatataacataatttaattttggcATGCCACCAATATAAAGATGTTGTACACTTATACCTATATATCCAATTACATATTACTATCcaagtatattaaaattaaacttatcTATATATATCTGGACTAAGATCATCTGTTATTTCATTGTCTCACCTCGTGTGACACCAATAAAAAGTTTGTCACAGCTCCATTTGAATGTCTGGGGTTGGCCAACAAGTTGCTACATATACATGCCGGGATTCAAACTCCAACCCTCGCTGAAATAGACGAGTGAACTAGCCACTCAAATTAACttgataaatcaatttaattcctaacttttaaaaatgatCAAGTCCCCCTCTCAAATGAGTCAATAGGAACAAACTGAATTATCAAACGAATTCTAGAAACTAAATAAAGTGGACATTACCTTTTTTTGATGCACCACATCCGAAGTCATAAAGCAAAGAACTTGGGGAGCTCCGGTTTGAAGTTTAAGGAAGGAAATCAGGGAGGTTTCTGGGGAGAAGAAGACATCACCC harbors:
- the LOC107468800 gene encoding disease resistance protein RPS2 isoform X5: MSKAGDTAKAESEGASASQTSTLTSLKSTISSQILSSNMSKAGATPKTESEGASASQIRTLTSLQSTISSLELINSLRRKRDLMSLLCSYPLDMRVIFDDFISKPYCESKLPLKLEGLLPKEIIRDAENGDRSGSNFIFGDANLDFIPEAILDMAADLAVHQLMETLISICKSKNPKHAKCIRLSTRSDVEKRTVMEKVTAALNDKHHSLDILNSFHGHLTIDATGYPTSEAEKELKQHICQLLQLSTIKYDDILCTLQIEDEMSRSRYLVILVDRDGEEIVDPQKVGLYGTLLTGVLVLITTDSPSSQQAKEGGLKDGLVNLEIRTKEHLLPWVVFCDTAGKEFVYSSDAILTTAVRIVEECRSHLHAILLVAKWLKNHQDVRMWELALHKLQFTNPSHDVINFHGLNSIMINTFLNLIWDGMNKTQQNCLLSCSGIPKIRDGIVDHELMNHWMSSLFVDAGETEKNLRQLVENSIFLQFDGVGGRYIWLPEETYQMLEWIYTLYPLFIEKSNLGLTEPPNTDKWHNAVRIELAGNKISELPESPDCLQLKVLMLHRNADLTKIPSSFFYHMPLLCILNLSYTSVRELPCSLFFLEQLRELYLKGCECFMKLPPEIGNLEKLEKLDLDETQITHLPKEVQKLTNIQSLTLCFYEYHVKKNMPYSCSMIIPSGVLSKLNRLEHLCIGVNPDDARWNKNMQVILPEILGLECLQTLSIYIPQLELLKLIPARIFELDFRFIVGRHMQRIISSIPPATDVKFKQSDCSLKFVKGEGVPDEIKTVLRHSKALFLDRHFTLKSLSEFEMKNLDQLRVCILAECKEMQTCGGGAKDEDDMLPHLLFLSIFHMKNLRSIWEGPTSPHSSFGMLQSLSLQSCPRLVTLFSLDFLGNLSLLKKLIVKDCPKLSTLISHESSKRNAHAFLPKLSKLLLLHLPELSSISNGLQIGPGLKEIAFYDCPKLHSLSRKELVSKELTAIKGETNWWKSLEGRTPNFNLIFSPINEEADLMTQLGICDDDGIDNGPGDSVGKPSQPTGIATCVSNSPTRRGKYRRRRISKTWEVETSYLTEDGYAWRKYGQKSLFNNKYLRHYYRCTHKYDQGCLATKHVQRIGEDPPLYKTVYSGQHTCRRRP